From Drosophila yakuba strain Tai18E2 chromosome 2L, Prin_Dyak_Tai18E2_2.1, whole genome shotgun sequence, one genomic window encodes:
- the LOC6527679 gene encoding vascular endothelial growth factor receptor 1 isoform X12: MARLPRLFLLPLLPMLWISWSDALPLQQFTPDPDDSTENCGGENGAPLMTPCKSAIILDAGTSTTLKCEDNESMTWWTSSQTQLIHIAPFDNTDDPARPYGTSLTLIEVTADCVAAYYCVKDSKFNEIPHEGQSDEAMIELVNQGYASSIYVYVNDPDNKLSDSHNVVTARQYSDVVIPCKPAMPDTEVVLETSNGDNPWKISSKGLIQGNPKFFASVRYHPRWGFTFRVIDRISGYHYCKALNNHSIIDLNYSGKDGKPLPKPVIRSSVEHHVFTDTNFTLDCEQSAYVQSVYGMEWFTPTRDENRIFASQSITDPKTRNSTHQTGRSTLTVLNAQPTDTGLYKCVTTDTLNQNVQRATYRIKVLKHNESYLNVGEPSGHYNVQEYANRTIQMTANFEGFPTPSFSWFKPDGTEVRQSENNFKILSTELSTMLQVLNAQLQDSGTYVLRGSNSFGIVQREYNVSVIDAPALKMSDAYVQVGSVARLECTVSSYPPAIVTFFFRPCSLEPRWPTCSVLNQNFSFQTRPRPGKLSVERIYEVSFLPTEPGILTCIAQNIIDGKQRTTLTKAHVLLGNISENMTIYGFDKDHKIAKEDDVNFTCEALAYHFDGNLKWFLNGEDLKESELVRIETNHTKYSYKSTVHISTISDRDRGTYECRAFHNDNDAIYSSREIDLYVHDPSAPQWTIAGQEGHSKIKRKLSQTLELECASTAVPVATVRWFKDDKELSESKLRHFIEKESKLLITHLYPGDEGVYRCVVENRLDRIERSFTVVISDLPGISMAWVWFGVILFLILISLCLFLAVRYQKEHKRHLALKAAGLANFEEGAVGHINPDMTLDEQAELLPYNREFEFPRDSLKLGKQLGAGAFGVVLKGEARGIKREEPTTTVAVKMVKATADNEVVRALVSELKIMVHLGQHLNVVNLLGAVTKNIAKRELMVIVEYCRFGNIQNFLLRNRKCFINQINPDTDHIDPSIMTQRMSDNYDLHRDTNGGGLKYANVGFPIHSYINEPHNNNTQPPTHRRNSDNDPRSGTRAGRTGSGSATYSYDRQMDTCATVMTTVPEDDQIMSNNSVQPAWRSNYKTDSTEAMTVTTVDLISWAFQVARGMDYLSSKKVLHGDLAARNILLCEDNVVKICDFGLARSMYRGDNYKKSESGKLPIKWLALESLSDHVFSTYSDVWSYGIVLWEMFSLAKVPYPGIDPNQELFNKLNDGYRMEKPKFANQELYEIMLECWRKNPESRPLFAELEKRFGNMLGEDVASHYLDLNNPYMQSNFEYMKKQSTDYLALMGSPDELAPPAPRYVNGHIVPDIRIEELPDDYMAMSPDSEPDASTAIFSPTRLEGETSDFPDFSSETTFNFPGARQSPTLSNNLNSGSSKPLRKKNGMPTVDVADQAPEEIPMLHRRSTGSDESPEQGRRFNQALKQQYVTPTPSPRHHVETKLNGESSENYVNVKPPRKNIPGKTTTGGGGAGAGGTSTEAFSNPSYQPLSTVNEKEQRRY, translated from the exons ATGGCGAGGCTTCCGAGGCTGTTTCTGCTGCCTCTGCTCCCGATGTTATGGATCTCGTGGAGCGATGCTC TGCCATTGCAGCAGTTCACGCCGGATCCCGATGACAGCACCGAAAACTGCGGCGGCGAGAACGGAGCTCCACTGATGACGCCATGCAAGAGCGCCATAATCCTGGATGCCGGTACGAGCACCACGCTGAAGTGCGAGGACAACGAATCGATGACCTGGTGGACCAGTAGTCAAACGCAGCTCATCCACATCGCGCCGTTCGACAATACGGATGATCCGGCTCGACCATACGGCACCAGTCTGACTCTCATCGAGGTGACGGCTGACTGTGTAGCTGCCTACTATTGCGTGAAGGATTCCAAGTTCAATGAGATCCCCCATGAGGGGCAGTCGGACGAGGCGATGATCGAGCTGGTGAATCAGGGATATGCCAGCTCCATCTACGTGTACGTGAACGACCCGGACAATAAGCTGAGCGACAGTCACAACGTGGTGACGGCACGACAATATAGCGACGTAGTCATACCCTGCAAACCAGCCATGCCGGACACAGAGGTGGTGCTGGAGACCAGCAATGGAGAC AACCCGTGGAAAATCAGCTCGAAAGGCCTGATTCAGGGTAACCCCAAGTTCTTCGCTAGTGTGAGGTACCATCCCAGATGGGGCTTTACCTTTCGCGTCATTGACAGGATATCCGGTTACCATTATTGCAAAGCGTTGAACAATCATTCGATAATTGACTTAAACTACTCAGGAA AGGACGGCAAACCGCTGCCAAAGCCCGTGATCAGGTCCTCCGTGGAGCATCACGTCTTCACGGACACCAACTTCACCCTGGACTGCGAGCAGTCCGCCTACGTTCAATCGGTATACGGCATGGAATGGTTCACTCCGACCCGCGATGAG AATCGCATCTTTGCCTCGCAATCGATAACCGATCCCAAGACCAGGAACAGCACCCACCAAACGGGCAGGAGCACCTTGACGGTATTGAATGCACAGCCCACGGACACCGGTCTATACAAGTGTGTGACCACGGACACCCTGAACCAGAACGTTCAGCGTGCCACCTACAGGATTAAGGTCCTCA AGCACAACGAAAGCTACCTGAACGTGGGCGAACCCTCGGGCCATTACAATGTGCAGGAGTATGCCAATCGCACCATCCAGATGACGGCCAACTTTGAGGGCTTTCCGACGCCCTCCTTCAGCTGGTTCAAGCCGGATGGCACCGAGGTTCGCCAGTCGGAGAATAACTTTAAGATCCTCTCCACGGAACTGAGCACCATGCTCCAGGTGCTGAACGCCCAGTTGCAGGACAGCGGCACCTATGTCCTCCGAGGATCCAATTCCTTTGGCATCGTTCAGCGGGAGTACAATGTCAGTGTGATTGACGCCCCGGCGCTGAAGATGTCGGACGCCTATGTCCAGGTGGGATCTGTGGCGCGACTGGAGTGCACCGTAAGCTCCTATCCGCCGGCTATCGTCACCTTCTTCTTCCGCCCCTGCAGCCTGGAACCACGGTGGCCCACTTGCTCCGTGCTCAATCAGAACTTCAGC TTCCAGACTCGACCAAGACCCGGAAAGTTGAGCGTGGAACGCATATACGAGGTATCCTTCCTGCCCACGGAGCCGGGAATCCTCACGTGCATTGCCCAAAATATAATAGATGGAAAGCAACGAACGACCCTGACGAAGGCACACGTTCTGCTCGGCAACATTTCCGAGAACATGACCATATATGGCTTCGACAAGGATCACAAAATTGCCAAGGAGGACGATGTGAACTTCACCTGCGAGGCGCTGGCCTATCACTTCGATGGAAATCTTAAGTGGTTCCTTAATGGAGAGGACTTGAAGGAGTCGGAAC TGGTTCGCATTGAGACCAACCATACCAAGTACTCCTACAAGAGCACTGTGCACATCTCTACGATATCCGACAGGGATCGGGGAACCTACGAGTGCCGGGCCTTCCACAACGATAACGACGCCATTTACAGCAGCCGGGAGATAGATTTGTACGTCCACGATCCTTCTGCTCCTCAGTGGACAATCGCCGGGCAGGAGGGCCACTCGAAAATTAAGCGCAAACTTAGCCAAACGCTGGAGCTGGAGTGTGCCTCCACAGCGGTTCCCGTGGCCACAGTGCGTTGGTTTAAGGACGACAAGGAGCTGAGCGAATCGAAGCTAAGGCACTTCATTGAAAAGGAGTCCAAGCTGCTGATCACTCACCTCTATCCCGGGGATGAAGGCGTCTACAGGTGTGTGGTCGAGAACAGGTTGGACAGAATCGAGCGCTCCTTCACGGTGGTGATCTCAG atctGCCCGGAATTAGCATGGCGTGGGTGTGGTTCGGTGTGATACTGTTCCTTATCCTGATCAGTCTGTGCCTCTTCCTGGCCGTGCGCTACCAAAAGGAGCACAAGCGGCATCTGGCCCTGAAGGCCGCTGGATTGGCCAACTTCGAGGAGGGCGCCGTGGGACACATTAATCCCGATATGACCCTGGACGAGCAGGCCGAACTGCTGCCCTACAATCGGGAATTCGAGTTCCCGCGGGACAGCCTGAAGCTGGGCAAGCAGCTGGGAGCCGGAGCCTTTGGTGTGGTGCTCAAGGGCGAGGCCAGGGGCATCAAGCGGGAGGAACCCACCACCACGGTGGCTGTGAAGATGGTGAAGGCGACGGCCGACAATGAGGTGGTGAGGGCACTGGTCTCCGAGCTCAAGATCATGGTGCATCTGGGACAGCACTTGAACGTGGTCAATCTCCTGGGTGCCGTCACCAAAAATATTGCAAAGC GCGAACTCATGGTCATCGTGGAGTACTGTCGCTTTGGCAACATTCAGAACTTCCTTCTGAGGAACCGGAAGTGCTTTATCAATCAAATCAATCCAGATACCGACCACATTGACCCCAGCATCATGACCCAGCGCATGTCCGACAACTACGATCTGCACCG CGATACAAATGGTGGTGGCTTGAAGTACGCCAATGTCGGTTTCCCGATCCACTCCTACATTAATGAGCCGCACAACAATAACACGCAACCGCCAACTCATCGCAGAAACTCGGACAATGATCCCCGATCGGGCACCCGAGCCGGACGCACCGGATCCGGATCCGCCACCTACAGCTACGACCGACAGATGGACACCTGTGCCACCGTGATGACCACCGTGCCAGAAG ATGATCAGATAATGTCCAATAACTCCGTACAACCCGCCTGGCGTTCCAATTACAAAACCGACTCCACGGAGGCAATGACGGTGACCACCGTTGATCTGATCAGTTGGGCATTCCAAGTGGCCAGGGGCATGGATTACCTGTCCTCCAAGAAGGTGTTGCACGGCGACTTGGCCGCCCGAAATATACTCCTTTGCGAGGACAATGTGGTAAAGATTTGCGACTTTGGTCTGGCTCGATCCATGTATCGAGGGGATAACTACAAGAAGTCAG AGAGTGGCAAACTGCCCATCAAGTGGCTGGCGCTGGAGTCGTTGAGCGATCATGTGTTCAGCACATACAGCGACGTTTGGTCCTACGGCATTGTTCTATGGGAGATGTTCTCGCTGGCCAAGGTGCCGTATCCGGGCATCGATCCCAACCAGGAGCTGTTCAACAAACTGAACGACGGCTACCGCATGGAGAAGCCGAAGTTCGCCAACCAGGAGCTCTACGAGATCATGCTAGAGTGCTGGCGTAAGAA TCCCGAGAGCAGACCTTTGTTTGCTGAGCTGGAGAAGCGCTTTGGCAACATGCTGGGCGAGGATGTAGCCAGT CACTACCTGGACCTAAACAATCCCTATATGCAGAGCAACTTTGAGTACATGAAGAAGCAGTCTACGGATTACCTGGCGCTGATGGGTTCACCCGACGAGCTGGCGCCTCCAGCTCCGCGCTACGTGAACGGACACATAGTGCCCGATATAC GCATCGAGGAGCTGCCGGATGACTACATGGCGATGAGCCCGGACTCCGAACCCGATGCCAGCACCGCCATATTCTCACCCACACGCCTCGAAGGCGAGACCTCCGACTTTCCGGACTTCTCTAGCGAAACCACTTTCAATTTCCCAGGAGCGCGACAATCGCCCACGTTGAGTAACAATCTCAACAGCGGGTCATCTAAGCCGCTCCGCAAGAAGAACGGCATGCCCACTGTGGATGTGGCGGACCAGGCGCCGGAGGAGATACCTATGCTACATCGCCGTTCCACCGGATCGGATGAAAGTCCGGAGCAGGGAAGGCGCTTCAATCAGGCCCTCAAGCAGCAGTATGTCACGCCCACACCGTCCCCTCGCCATCATGTGGAGACCAAACTCAATGGCGAGTCCTCCGAGAACTATGTCAATGTAAAGCCGCCTAGGAAGAATATACCCGGCAAAACCACAACAGGTGGAGGAggtgctggtgctggaggCACCTCCACGGAGGCCTTCTCGAATCCCAGCTACCAGCCACTGTCCACCGTCAACGAGAAGGAGCAACGAAGGTATTAG
- the LOC6527679 gene encoding vascular endothelial growth factor receptor 1 isoform X5 has translation MARLPRLFLLPLLPMLWISWSDALPLQQFTPDPDDSTENCGGENGAPLMTPCKSAIILDAGTSTTLKCEDNESMTWWTSSQTQLIHIAPFDNTDDPARPYGTSLTLIEVTADCVAAYYCVKDSKFNEIPHEGQSDEAMIELVNQGYASSIYVYVNDPDNKLSDSHNVVTARQYSDVVIPCKPAMPDTEVVLETSNGDMHSSKSVGRYDPQRGFTIEIRSIVDGGDYYCRPNPPFPHNEEEMTSIEVRFIGNGHIDKSGLEIPRTQPTNMGHDTYAPGVSDGDDEFLSVTNQSTGNVALIRGGDGSLSGERARRSPVRLAPMNASPSPRPGQDGKPLPKPVIRSSVEHHVFTDTNFTLDCEQSAYVQSVYGMEWFTPTRDENRIFASQSITDPKTRNSTHQTGRSTLTVLNAQPTDTGLYKCVTTDTLNQNVQRATYRIKVLKHNESYLNVGEPSGHYNVQEYANRTIQMTANFEGFPTPSFSWFKPDGTEVRQSENNFKILSTELSTMLQVLNAQLQDSGTYVLRGSNSFGIVQREYNVSVIDAPALKMSDAYVQVGSVARLECTVSSYPPAIVTFFFRPCSLEPRWPTCSVLNQNFSLPSEQEKYQFQTRPRPGKLSVERIYEVSFLPTEPGILTCIAQNIIDGKQRTTLTKAHVLLGNISENMTIYGFDKDHKIAKEDDVNFTCEALAYHFDGNLKWFLNGEDLKESELVRIETNHTKYSYKSTVHISTISDRDRGTYECRAFHNDNDAIYSSREIDLYVHDPSAPQWTIAGQEGHSKIKRKLSQTLELECASTAVPVATVRWFKDDKELSESKLRHFIEKESKLLITHLYPGDEGVYRCVVENRLDRIERSFTVVISDLPGISMAWVWFGVILFLILISLCLFLAVRYQKEHKRHLALKAAGLANFEEGAVGHINPDMTLDEQAELLPYNREFEFPRDSLKLGKQLGAGAFGVVLKGEARGIKREEPTTTVAVKMVKATADNEVVRALVSELKIMVHLGQHLNVVNLLGAVTKNIAKRELMVIVEYCRFGNIQNFLLRNRKCFINQINPDTDHIDPSIMTQRMSDNYDLHRNSDNDPRSGTRAGRTGSGSATYSYDRQMDTCATVMTTVPEDDQIMSNNSVQPAWRSNYKTDSTEAMTVTTVDLISWAFQVARGMDYLSSKKVLHGDLAARNILLCEDNVVKICDFGLARSMYRGDNYKKSESGKLPIKWLALESLSDHVFSTYSDVWSYGIVLWEMFSLAKVPYPGIDPNQELFNKLNDGYRMEKPKFANQELYEIMLECWRKNPESRPLFAELEKRFGNMLGEDVASHYLDLNNPYMQSNFEYMKKQSTDYLALMGSPDELAPPAPRYVNGHIVPDIRIEELPDDYMAMSPDSEPDASTAIFSPTRLEGETSDFPDFSSETTFNFPGARQSPTLSNNLNSGSSKPLRKKNGMPTVDVADQAPEEIPMLHRRSTGSDESPEQGRRFNQALKQQYVTPTPSPRHHVETKLNGESSENYVNVKPPRKNIPGKTTTGGGGAGAGGTSTEAFSNPSYQPLSTVNEKEQRRY, from the exons ATGGCGAGGCTTCCGAGGCTGTTTCTGCTGCCTCTGCTCCCGATGTTATGGATCTCGTGGAGCGATGCTC TGCCATTGCAGCAGTTCACGCCGGATCCCGATGACAGCACCGAAAACTGCGGCGGCGAGAACGGAGCTCCACTGATGACGCCATGCAAGAGCGCCATAATCCTGGATGCCGGTACGAGCACCACGCTGAAGTGCGAGGACAACGAATCGATGACCTGGTGGACCAGTAGTCAAACGCAGCTCATCCACATCGCGCCGTTCGACAATACGGATGATCCGGCTCGACCATACGGCACCAGTCTGACTCTCATCGAGGTGACGGCTGACTGTGTAGCTGCCTACTATTGCGTGAAGGATTCCAAGTTCAATGAGATCCCCCATGAGGGGCAGTCGGACGAGGCGATGATCGAGCTGGTGAATCAGGGATATGCCAGCTCCATCTACGTGTACGTGAACGACCCGGACAATAAGCTGAGCGACAGTCACAACGTGGTGACGGCACGACAATATAGCGACGTAGTCATACCCTGCAAACCAGCCATGCCGGACACAGAGGTGGTGCTGGAGACCAGCAATGGAGAC ATGCATTCCAGCAAATCTGTCGGTCGGTACGATCCGCAACGGGGATTCACCATCGAGATCCGCAGCATCGTAGATGGCGGGGACTACTACTGCCGCCCAAATCCGCCATTCCCGCACAACGAGGAGGAGATGACCAGCATAGAAGTGCGCTTTATTGGTAACGGTCACATTGATA AATCCGGATTGGAAATCCCTCGTACGCAACCGACTAACATGGGGCACGACACGTATGCACCAGGTGTcagcgatggcgatgacgagTTCCTCAGTGTTACTAACCAATCGACGGGTAATGTGGCACTAATCCGTGGTGGTGATGGATCCTTATCCGGGGAGCGAGCACGCCGGAGTCCAGTCCGCCTGGCTCCGATGAATGCGTCGCCCTCACCCAGACCAGGGC AGGACGGCAAACCGCTGCCAAAGCCCGTGATCAGGTCCTCCGTGGAGCATCACGTCTTCACGGACACCAACTTCACCCTGGACTGCGAGCAGTCCGCCTACGTTCAATCGGTATACGGCATGGAATGGTTCACTCCGACCCGCGATGAG AATCGCATCTTTGCCTCGCAATCGATAACCGATCCCAAGACCAGGAACAGCACCCACCAAACGGGCAGGAGCACCTTGACGGTATTGAATGCACAGCCCACGGACACCGGTCTATACAAGTGTGTGACCACGGACACCCTGAACCAGAACGTTCAGCGTGCCACCTACAGGATTAAGGTCCTCA AGCACAACGAAAGCTACCTGAACGTGGGCGAACCCTCGGGCCATTACAATGTGCAGGAGTATGCCAATCGCACCATCCAGATGACGGCCAACTTTGAGGGCTTTCCGACGCCCTCCTTCAGCTGGTTCAAGCCGGATGGCACCGAGGTTCGCCAGTCGGAGAATAACTTTAAGATCCTCTCCACGGAACTGAGCACCATGCTCCAGGTGCTGAACGCCCAGTTGCAGGACAGCGGCACCTATGTCCTCCGAGGATCCAATTCCTTTGGCATCGTTCAGCGGGAGTACAATGTCAGTGTGATTGACGCCCCGGCGCTGAAGATGTCGGACGCCTATGTCCAGGTGGGATCTGTGGCGCGACTGGAGTGCACCGTAAGCTCCTATCCGCCGGCTATCGTCACCTTCTTCTTCCGCCCCTGCAGCCTGGAACCACGGTGGCCCACTTGCTCCGTGCTCAATCAGAACTTCAGC TTGCCAAGTGAACAGGAGAAATACCAG TTCCAGACTCGACCAAGACCCGGAAAGTTGAGCGTGGAACGCATATACGAGGTATCCTTCCTGCCCACGGAGCCGGGAATCCTCACGTGCATTGCCCAAAATATAATAGATGGAAAGCAACGAACGACCCTGACGAAGGCACACGTTCTGCTCGGCAACATTTCCGAGAACATGACCATATATGGCTTCGACAAGGATCACAAAATTGCCAAGGAGGACGATGTGAACTTCACCTGCGAGGCGCTGGCCTATCACTTCGATGGAAATCTTAAGTGGTTCCTTAATGGAGAGGACTTGAAGGAGTCGGAAC TGGTTCGCATTGAGACCAACCATACCAAGTACTCCTACAAGAGCACTGTGCACATCTCTACGATATCCGACAGGGATCGGGGAACCTACGAGTGCCGGGCCTTCCACAACGATAACGACGCCATTTACAGCAGCCGGGAGATAGATTTGTACGTCCACGATCCTTCTGCTCCTCAGTGGACAATCGCCGGGCAGGAGGGCCACTCGAAAATTAAGCGCAAACTTAGCCAAACGCTGGAGCTGGAGTGTGCCTCCACAGCGGTTCCCGTGGCCACAGTGCGTTGGTTTAAGGACGACAAGGAGCTGAGCGAATCGAAGCTAAGGCACTTCATTGAAAAGGAGTCCAAGCTGCTGATCACTCACCTCTATCCCGGGGATGAAGGCGTCTACAGGTGTGTGGTCGAGAACAGGTTGGACAGAATCGAGCGCTCCTTCACGGTGGTGATCTCAG atctGCCCGGAATTAGCATGGCGTGGGTGTGGTTCGGTGTGATACTGTTCCTTATCCTGATCAGTCTGTGCCTCTTCCTGGCCGTGCGCTACCAAAAGGAGCACAAGCGGCATCTGGCCCTGAAGGCCGCTGGATTGGCCAACTTCGAGGAGGGCGCCGTGGGACACATTAATCCCGATATGACCCTGGACGAGCAGGCCGAACTGCTGCCCTACAATCGGGAATTCGAGTTCCCGCGGGACAGCCTGAAGCTGGGCAAGCAGCTGGGAGCCGGAGCCTTTGGTGTGGTGCTCAAGGGCGAGGCCAGGGGCATCAAGCGGGAGGAACCCACCACCACGGTGGCTGTGAAGATGGTGAAGGCGACGGCCGACAATGAGGTGGTGAGGGCACTGGTCTCCGAGCTCAAGATCATGGTGCATCTGGGACAGCACTTGAACGTGGTCAATCTCCTGGGTGCCGTCACCAAAAATATTGCAAAGC GCGAACTCATGGTCATCGTGGAGTACTGTCGCTTTGGCAACATTCAGAACTTCCTTCTGAGGAACCGGAAGTGCTTTATCAATCAAATCAATCCAGATACCGACCACATTGACCCCAGCATCATGACCCAGCGCATGTCCGACAACTACGATCTGCACCG AAACTCGGACAATGATCCCCGATCGGGCACCCGAGCCGGACGCACCGGATCCGGATCCGCCACCTACAGCTACGACCGACAGATGGACACCTGTGCCACCGTGATGACCACCGTGCCAGAAG ATGATCAGATAATGTCCAATAACTCCGTACAACCCGCCTGGCGTTCCAATTACAAAACCGACTCCACGGAGGCAATGACGGTGACCACCGTTGATCTGATCAGTTGGGCATTCCAAGTGGCCAGGGGCATGGATTACCTGTCCTCCAAGAAGGTGTTGCACGGCGACTTGGCCGCCCGAAATATACTCCTTTGCGAGGACAATGTGGTAAAGATTTGCGACTTTGGTCTGGCTCGATCCATGTATCGAGGGGATAACTACAAGAAGTCAG AGAGTGGCAAACTGCCCATCAAGTGGCTGGCGCTGGAGTCGTTGAGCGATCATGTGTTCAGCACATACAGCGACGTTTGGTCCTACGGCATTGTTCTATGGGAGATGTTCTCGCTGGCCAAGGTGCCGTATCCGGGCATCGATCCCAACCAGGAGCTGTTCAACAAACTGAACGACGGCTACCGCATGGAGAAGCCGAAGTTCGCCAACCAGGAGCTCTACGAGATCATGCTAGAGTGCTGGCGTAAGAA TCCCGAGAGCAGACCTTTGTTTGCTGAGCTGGAGAAGCGCTTTGGCAACATGCTGGGCGAGGATGTAGCCAGT CACTACCTGGACCTAAACAATCCCTATATGCAGAGCAACTTTGAGTACATGAAGAAGCAGTCTACGGATTACCTGGCGCTGATGGGTTCACCCGACGAGCTGGCGCCTCCAGCTCCGCGCTACGTGAACGGACACATAGTGCCCGATATAC GCATCGAGGAGCTGCCGGATGACTACATGGCGATGAGCCCGGACTCCGAACCCGATGCCAGCACCGCCATATTCTCACCCACACGCCTCGAAGGCGAGACCTCCGACTTTCCGGACTTCTCTAGCGAAACCACTTTCAATTTCCCAGGAGCGCGACAATCGCCCACGTTGAGTAACAATCTCAACAGCGGGTCATCTAAGCCGCTCCGCAAGAAGAACGGCATGCCCACTGTGGATGTGGCGGACCAGGCGCCGGAGGAGATACCTATGCTACATCGCCGTTCCACCGGATCGGATGAAAGTCCGGAGCAGGGAAGGCGCTTCAATCAGGCCCTCAAGCAGCAGTATGTCACGCCCACACCGTCCCCTCGCCATCATGTGGAGACCAAACTCAATGGCGAGTCCTCCGAGAACTATGTCAATGTAAAGCCGCCTAGGAAGAATATACCCGGCAAAACCACAACAGGTGGAGGAggtgctggtgctggaggCACCTCCACGGAGGCCTTCTCGAATCCCAGCTACCAGCCACTGTCCACCGTCAACGAGAAGGAGCAACGAAGGTATTAG